One Erythrobacter sp. SDW2 genomic region harbors:
- a CDS encoding primosomal protein N' has protein sequence MNRARILTFNNAVPVLDYRVPQGMTVVPGSVVVAPLGPREILGIVWEEERLPGQSVPEEKLRPLRDIIPVPPLRAELRRLIEWTADYYCAPMGSVARMVLASGGAMRGPSTVTEYRLSGGMPERMTPQRERAMERLEGEQATIRELAELADVSEGVLRGLVSQGVLEPVLVDIDRSYPRARPDHAAPVLSPEQREVADELVAAVEAREFAPILLDGVTGSGKTETYCEAIAAALKMDRQVLVLLPEIALTEAFLRRFEDRFGAAPIVWHSSQKSTERRRAWRAISTGEAQVVVGARSALFLPYANLGLIVVDEAHEVSFKQDDGVRYNARDVAVMRGHFESLPVVLASATPALESLQMAESGVYRKLDLPSRFGTAQLPAISLIDLTEEKPERGRWLAPRLARELFARMERGEQSLLFLNRRGYAPLTLCRNCGHRFQCANCSAWLVEHRFTRKLACHHCGHEEPQPPRCPECGEPDCLVACGPGVERIADEVAEIIPEARVAVATSDTLNTPDKAAEFVAMAEAGAIDVIVGTQLVTKGFHFPELTLVGVVDADLGLEGGDLRAAERTYQQVAQVAGRAGRGSKPGEVLIQTRHPDAPVIAALASGDRDAFYATETDARRHAGAPPFGRWAAIIVSSEDEAEARDAARRIGDTRPRIEDIAILGPAPAPMALLRGRYRYRLLINARRSAKVQDAIREWLAPLDLPRGVRVSVDIDPYSFV, from the coding sequence ATGAACCGCGCCCGCATCCTTACGTTCAACAATGCTGTGCCGGTACTCGACTACCGGGTGCCGCAAGGGATGACCGTGGTGCCCGGCAGCGTGGTGGTCGCCCCTCTCGGCCCGCGCGAGATCCTCGGCATTGTCTGGGAGGAGGAACGCCTGCCGGGCCAATCGGTGCCCGAAGAGAAACTGCGCCCCTTGCGCGACATCATCCCGGTGCCGCCGCTGCGGGCCGAGTTGCGGCGGCTGATCGAATGGACGGCAGACTATTATTGTGCGCCGATGGGCTCGGTGGCGCGCATGGTGCTGGCGAGCGGCGGGGCCATGCGCGGCCCCTCGACCGTGACCGAATACCGGCTGTCGGGCGGCATGCCCGAACGCATGACCCCGCAACGCGAGCGGGCGATGGAGCGGCTGGAGGGCGAGCAGGCGACGATCCGTGAGCTGGCGGAACTGGCCGATGTCTCCGAAGGCGTGCTGCGCGGCTTGGTGAGCCAGGGGGTGCTGGAGCCCGTGCTGGTCGATATCGACCGCTCTTATCCGCGCGCCCGGCCGGATCACGCCGCGCCCGTGCTTTCGCCCGAACAGCGTGAGGTCGCCGACGAACTTGTGGCAGCAGTGGAGGCGCGCGAATTCGCACCCATCCTGCTCGACGGGGTGACCGGGTCGGGCAAGACCGAGACCTATTGCGAGGCCATCGCGGCGGCGCTGAAGATGGACCGGCAGGTGCTGGTCCTGCTGCCCGAAATCGCGCTGACCGAGGCCTTCCTGCGGCGATTCGAGGACCGCTTCGGAGCGGCCCCGATCGTCTGGCACTCGAGCCAGAAATCGACCGAGCGGCGGCGCGCCTGGCGTGCGATCTCGACAGGGGAAGCGCAAGTGGTGGTGGGCGCGCGCTCGGCGCTGTTCCTGCCCTATGCCAATCTGGGTCTGATCGTGGTCGACGAGGCGCATGAGGTCAGCTTCAAGCAGGATGATGGCGTACGCTACAACGCCCGCGACGTGGCGGTGATGCGCGGTCATTTCGAGAGCCTGCCGGTGGTGCTGGCCAGCGCCACCCCGGCCTTAGAAAGCCTGCAAATGGCCGAGAGCGGGGTCTATCGCAAACTCGACCTGCCCAGTCGCTTCGGTACGGCGCAGTTGCCCGCAATCTCGCTGATCGACCTGACCGAGGAAAAGCCCGAGCGTGGTCGCTGGCTCGCCCCGCGCTTGGCCCGCGAGCTGTTCGCCCGGATGGAGCGCGGCGAGCAGTCGCTGCTGTTCCTCAACCGCCGCGGCTATGCTCCGCTGACTTTGTGTCGCAACTGCGGTCACCGCTTCCAATGCGCCAATTGCAGCGCCTGGCTGGTCGAGCACCGCTTCACCCGCAAGCTCGCCTGCCACCACTGCGGTCACGAGGAACCGCAGCCGCCGCGCTGCCCTGAATGCGGCGAGCCCGATTGCCTGGTCGCCTGCGGCCCGGGGGTCGAGCGGATCGCCGACGAAGTGGCCGAAATCATTCCCGAGGCGCGGGTGGCCGTTGCGACATCGGACACGCTCAACACGCCCGACAAGGCGGCGGAGTTCGTCGCCATGGCCGAAGCGGGCGCAATCGACGTGATCGTCGGCACGCAGCTGGTGACCAAAGGCTTCCACTTCCCCGAACTGACGCTGGTCGGCGTGGTCGATGCCGATCTCGGCCTCGAAGGCGGCGATTTGCGCGCGGCCGAGCGGACCTATCAGCAAGTGGCTCAGGTCGCCGGGCGCGCCGGGCGCGGATCGAAACCGGGCGAGGTGCTGATTCAGACCCGGCACCCTGATGCGCCCGTAATCGCCGCGCTCGCCAGCGGGGATCGCGACGCCTTCTATGCCACCGAGACCGATGCGCGCCGCCATGCCGGTGCCCCGCCGTTCGGCCGCTGGGCCGCAATCATCGTCTCCAGCGAAGACGAGGCCGAGGCCCGCGATGCCGCCCGCCGCATCGGCGATACGCGGCCAAGGATCGAGGACATCGCCATCCTCGGCCCCGCCCCGGCCCCGATGGCGCTGCTGCGCGGCCGCTATCGCTACCGCCTGCTGATCAACGCCCGCCGCAGCGCCAAGGTGCAGGATGCGATCCGGGAATGGCTCGCCCCGCTGGACTTGCCGCGCGGAGTGCGCGTATCGGTCGATATCGATCCCTATAGCTTCGTCTGA
- a CDS encoding isocitrate lyase/phosphoenolpyruvate mutase family protein — translation MSKYETFAALHVPGDPLIIFNIWDAGSAKAVAAAGAKAIATGSYGVAEAHGYKDGEAFPFELALTNCREVVSVTELPVSIDMEAGYGSTPEQVARSAAAVAEAGAVGVNLEDRAPGETTLRPLEEAAARVRAVAGAGLWVNARTDVYLGKKPDDYTTAMIDDVITRAQAYADVGAGSLFVPFLGDHPTIAAICERSPLPVNILWAPGRGTKAELAALGVARISYGHGPWAAAMNWLGDKAKAAFAGELSEY, via the coding sequence ATGAGCAAGTACGAAACCTTTGCGGCACTGCACGTGCCGGGCGACCCGCTTATTATATTCAACATCTGGGATGCAGGCAGCGCCAAGGCCGTCGCGGCGGCGGGCGCGAAGGCCATCGCCACCGGCAGCTATGGCGTGGCCGAAGCGCATGGCTACAAGGACGGCGAGGCATTTCCGTTCGAACTCGCGCTGACGAATTGCCGCGAAGTGGTGAGCGTGACCGAGCTGCCGGTGAGCATCGACATGGAAGCTGGTTACGGCAGCACGCCTGAGCAGGTTGCCCGGTCGGCTGCCGCAGTGGCCGAGGCAGGCGCGGTCGGCGTAAACCTCGAAGACCGCGCACCGGGCGAAACGACACTCCGTCCCTTGGAGGAAGCCGCCGCGCGGGTCCGCGCCGTCGCCGGTGCCGGGCTGTGGGTCAACGCCCGCACCGACGTCTATCTCGGCAAGAAGCCCGACGACTACACCACCGCCATGATCGACGATGTCATCACCCGCGCACAGGCCTATGCCGACGTCGGAGCTGGCAGCCTGTTCGTCCCCTTCCTCGGCGACCACCCGACCATCGCCGCGATCTGCGAGCGTTCACCGCTCCCGGTCAACATCCTGTGGGCCCCGGGGCGCGGAACCAAAGCGGAATTGGCGGCACTGGGCGTCGCCCGTATCAGCTATGGCCACGGGCCCTGGGCTGCGGCGATGAACTGGCTGGGTGACAAGGCCAAGGCGGCCTTTGCTGGCGAGTTGTCGGAGTATTGA
- a CDS encoding glutathione S-transferase family protein: MLTVHHLRLSQSERIVWLCEELGIDYEVKLYTRRTDNNLAPDEYKALHPMGIAPVITDGDFVLGESGAIMDWIIAQYGDRGLVPTKDHPDFADHLFFYHWANATFMTNGMMALVAGRMVQGGEMPPFVADRNAKGWGIVEKRLGEADYFGGSQLTTADIMMGFQLTTSRAMSGMGIEGMPNLQAYLKRIGERPAYQAAMAKAEPGMPPKLD, translated from the coding sequence ATGCTCACCGTCCACCACCTGCGCCTGTCGCAATCCGAACGTATCGTGTGGCTCTGCGAGGAGCTGGGAATCGACTACGAGGTCAAGCTCTACACCCGCCGGACCGACAACAACCTTGCGCCGGACGAGTACAAGGCGCTGCACCCGATGGGCATCGCCCCGGTCATCACCGACGGCGATTTCGTGCTGGGCGAAAGCGGCGCGATCATGGACTGGATCATCGCCCAATATGGCGACCGCGGGCTGGTGCCGACCAAGGACCACCCCGATTTCGCCGACCACCTGTTCTTCTACCACTGGGCCAATGCGACCTTCATGACCAATGGCATGATGGCGCTGGTCGCCGGCCGGATGGTTCAGGGCGGTGAGATGCCGCCCTTCGTCGCCGACCGTAACGCCAAGGGCTGGGGCATCGTCGAGAAGCGGCTGGGCGAGGCGGACTATTTCGGCGGATCGCAGCTGACCACGGCCGACATCATGATGGGCTTCCAGCTCACCACCAGCCGGGCGATGAGCGGCATGGGCATTGAAGGCATGCCCAACCTGCAAGCCTATCTCAAGCGCATCGGCGAACGCCCCGCCTACCAGGCAGCGATGGCCAAGGCCGAACCGGGGATGCCGCCCAAGCTGGACTGA
- a CDS encoding CPBP family intramembrane glutamic endopeptidase, whose translation MTTLTHDQPLSRRVLDFPLVTMIAAGALVLGTTAGLGFVVARLLEKLGMAQGAAGTIIGVVLHVLVLFGLYKLVIRNLGARKHDDLPLAGALRDLGLGGAGAFALMTLIVGLAAVLGVYRIEGWGGMQSWLWLLFIAGINAAFFEELLFRGVLFRWLEEFAGSWAALLVSSAMFGALHIGNPGASWFSSFAIAMEAGILLGGAYMLTRSLWAPIGIHFGWNVTQGLVWDVPVSGIDVDGLVNARLGGNPIISGEPFGLEASIIALVVATTFGIWLVKLAMDRGEVMKPWWSRA comes from the coding sequence ATGACCACCCTTACTCACGACCAGCCGCTGTCGCGCAGAGTGCTCGATTTTCCGCTGGTGACGATGATAGCAGCTGGCGCGCTGGTGTTGGGCACCACGGCCGGTCTCGGCTTTGTCGTTGCGCGATTGCTCGAGAAGCTGGGCATGGCCCAGGGTGCGGCGGGCACCATCATCGGTGTGGTGCTGCATGTGCTGGTGCTGTTCGGGCTCTACAAACTGGTCATCCGCAACTTGGGCGCGCGCAAGCATGATGACCTGCCACTGGCAGGCGCGCTGCGCGACCTCGGGTTGGGCGGCGCCGGGGCCTTTGCCCTGATGACGTTGATCGTCGGACTCGCCGCAGTGCTTGGTGTTTACCGGATCGAGGGTTGGGGCGGGATGCAAAGCTGGCTCTGGCTGTTGTTCATTGCCGGGATCAACGCAGCATTCTTCGAGGAACTGCTGTTCCGCGGCGTGCTGTTCCGCTGGCTCGAGGAATTTGCCGGCAGCTGGGCGGCGTTGCTGGTCAGCTCGGCGATGTTCGGCGCACTGCACATCGGCAATCCGGGAGCGAGCTGGTTCAGCAGCTTCGCCATCGCGATGGAAGCGGGGATACTGCTCGGCGGCGCCTATATGCTGACCCGCTCGCTATGGGCGCCGATCGGCATTCATTTTGGCTGGAACGTGACTCAGGGGCTGGTGTGGGACGTGCCGGTTTCAGGCATCGATGTCGACGGGCTGGTCAATGCGCGGCTGGGCGGCAATCCGATCATCTCGGGTGAGCCGTTCGGGCTGGAGGCTTCGATCATCGCGCTGGTGGTGGCGACGACCTTCGGCATCTGGCTGGTCAAGCTGGCGATGGACCGGGGCGAGGTAATGAAGCCGTGGTGGTCGCGCGCCTGA
- a CDS encoding DUF4197 domain-containing protein → MTSIVSRRAMLAGTAATALLALPACSTVGGGFSFTEAIRRLLLLSSERAFARLTADGGFWDEQVARIGLGQLLGARGDVLSGILTSALFKDRLEGAFADFAIDASYRAAPIVTDAVRVIGLQNAIDLVRGGPSAATDYLKADLGLALVDAMVPGLTDAIRIAEDPLVGQAINALTGINVSGVATRLGNQVNDAIWNEMGREEALIRSDPQSTRDPLLIGVFGVGSRL, encoded by the coding sequence ATGACCAGTATAGTTTCCCGTCGCGCGATGCTGGCAGGCACTGCCGCCACCGCCTTGCTGGCCTTGCCGGCGTGCTCGACCGTGGGCGGTGGCTTCAGCTTCACCGAGGCGATCCGCCGCCTGCTGCTGCTGTCAAGCGAGCGTGCCTTCGCCCGGCTGACCGCCGATGGCGGCTTCTGGGACGAGCAGGTGGCGCGGATCGGGCTCGGCCAGTTGCTTGGCGCGCGCGGCGATGTGCTGTCGGGCATTCTCACCTCGGCCCTGTTCAAGGACCGGCTGGAAGGAGCCTTCGCCGATTTCGCCATCGACGCCAGCTATCGCGCGGCACCGATCGTGACCGATGCGGTGCGGGTGATCGGCCTGCAGAACGCCATCGACCTGGTCCGCGGCGGGCCGAGCGCGGCGACCGATTATCTCAAGGCCGATCTCGGCCTGGCTCTGGTCGATGCCATGGTCCCGGGCCTCACCGACGCCATCCGCATCGCCGAGGATCCGCTGGTCGGGCAGGCGATCAATGCCTTGACCGGGATCAATGTCTCCGGCGTCGCCACCCGCCTCGGCAATCAGGTCAACGATGCGATCTGGAACGAGATGGGCCGCGAGGAAGCGCTGATCCGCTCCGACCCGCAAAGCACTCGCGATCCGCTGCTGATCGGTGTGTTCGGGGTCGGCTCGCGGCTCTAG
- a CDS encoding cryptochrome/photolyase family protein — protein MPSDSPILVPILGDQLTRTLASLRGRAMDDTVVLMMEVWDEATYVKHHQQKIALVFSAMRHFAAELQGAGWTVDYVRLNDPDNSGSFTGEVARAIERHGPREVHVVEAGEWRVLQAMEEWADKFPCPVTILPDDRYLCSKAEFADWAEGRKTLRMEFFYREMRRKTGLLMEGGEPEGGQWNYDSENRKPPKEGLSAPQRPLFEPDETTREVLDLVSGRFAEHFGDLEPFQWPVTRDEAEQAADAFFVERLPQFGDYQDAMVHGEDDLFHSMLSTSINLGLLDPVELCRRAEEEYREGRAPLNAVEGFIRQIIGWREYVRGFYWHEMPGLAEANELEATRPLPEFYWTGETDMRCLADCVRSTRSNAHAHHIQRLMVLGNFALIAGIEPKAVQDWYLAVYADAYEWVELPNVSAMVLYADGGRLASKPYAASGNYINKMSNYCSGCTYSVSKKTGQGACPFNALYWHFMDRHRDRLESNPRIGQVYSTWDRMGEGRQAAYLASAEAFLDTLEPAREGWAR, from the coding sequence ATGCCTTCCGACAGCCCGATCCTCGTCCCCATCCTCGGCGACCAGCTGACCCGCACGCTCGCCTCGCTGCGCGGGCGGGCCATGGACGACACCGTCGTGCTGATGATGGAAGTGTGGGACGAGGCGACATACGTCAAACATCACCAGCAGAAGATCGCGCTGGTCTTCTCCGCCATGCGCCATTTCGCGGCGGAGCTTCAAGGAGCGGGCTGGACGGTCGACTACGTCAGGCTGAACGACCCGGACAATAGCGGCAGCTTCACCGGCGAGGTCGCCCGCGCCATCGAGCGGCATGGTCCGCGCGAAGTGCATGTGGTCGAGGCGGGTGAATGGCGGGTATTGCAAGCCATGGAGGAATGGGCGGACAAGTTCCCCTGCCCTGTCACCATCCTGCCAGACGACCGCTACCTCTGTTCCAAGGCCGAATTCGCCGACTGGGCCGAGGGGCGCAAGACGCTGAGGATGGAGTTCTTCTATCGCGAAATGCGCAGGAAGACCGGGCTGCTGATGGAGGGCGGCGAGCCCGAGGGCGGCCAGTGGAACTACGACAGCGAGAACCGCAAGCCGCCGAAGGAAGGCCTCTCCGCCCCGCAGCGCCCGCTGTTCGAGCCGGACGAGACGACTCGCGAAGTTCTGGACCTGGTGTCGGGGCGCTTTGCCGAACACTTCGGCGATCTCGAGCCGTTCCAGTGGCCCGTCACCCGCGACGAGGCCGAGCAGGCTGCGGATGCCTTCTTCGTCGAGCGGCTGCCGCAGTTCGGCGACTATCAGGACGCTATGGTGCATGGCGAGGATGACCTGTTCCACTCCATGCTTTCGACTAGCATCAACCTCGGCCTCCTCGATCCCGTCGAGCTGTGCCGCCGCGCGGAGGAGGAGTACCGCGAGGGCCGCGCGCCACTCAACGCGGTCGAGGGCTTCATCCGCCAGATCATCGGCTGGCGCGAATATGTCCGCGGCTTCTACTGGCACGAAATGCCGGGGCTTGCCGAAGCCAACGAACTGGAGGCCACCCGCCCGCTGCCGGAGTTCTACTGGACCGGCGAGACGGACATGCGCTGCCTCGCCGATTGCGTTCGCTCGACCCGCTCCAACGCCCACGCCCATCACATCCAGCGGCTGATGGTTTTGGGCAATTTCGCGCTCATCGCGGGGATCGAGCCCAAGGCGGTGCAGGACTGGTACCTTGCGGTCTATGCCGACGCCTACGAATGGGTCGAACTGCCCAACGTCAGCGCCATGGTGCTCTATGCCGACGGGGGGCGGCTGGCGTCCAAGCCCTACGCCGCCTCGGGCAATTACATCAACAAGATGAGCAACTACTGCTCGGGCTGCACCTACTCGGTTTCGAAGAAAACCGGCCAAGGTGCCTGCCCCTTCAATGCGCTCTATTGGCATTTCATGGATCGCCACCGCGACCGGCTCGAAAGCAACCCGCGCATCGGGCAGGTCTACTCTACGTGGGACCGCATGGGCGAGGGACGGCAAGCCGCATACCTCGCCAGCGCCGAAGCTTTTCTCGACACGCTTGAGCCAGCCCGCGAAGGCTGGGCGCGCTAG
- a CDS encoding acyltransferase: MSRDRIPQVDAVRGIAAAAVAFVFHVHFLLGDYRTGPLDGLPVFTWLHAYGWTMVDLFFVVSGYIFAHVYASGEVFTAGARQFWVARFARLYPLHLLTLVIVAIVLALGTPVTGGSIRTDGWHFALNLLMLQESGLNDRFSFNIPTWSISVEMLCYAIFFLVAGLHFKWLVTWSAMLALGGLALTISGDPSVVHIARGICGFFAGIIVYRHRNAPVVVPLALLAAGAILFLLPKVFDKGSVLALTCWAGVLMLAPKVALLGWRPFTWLGDLSYSIYLIHAPVFWSLNIFVFGGERVPDEMQPVALAGAVALILLLSDLSYRFFETPARRAINAFGKTQPPRAALAT, from the coding sequence TTGTCACGCGACCGGATTCCGCAGGTTGACGCTGTGCGCGGCATTGCTGCGGCTGCGGTGGCGTTCGTGTTCCACGTCCATTTCCTGCTCGGCGACTATCGCACCGGGCCGCTCGACGGACTGCCGGTCTTCACCTGGCTGCATGCCTATGGCTGGACGATGGTGGACCTGTTCTTCGTCGTCTCAGGCTATATCTTCGCCCATGTCTATGCCAGCGGCGAGGTTTTCACGGCGGGCGCGCGACAGTTCTGGGTGGCGCGGTTCGCGCGGCTCTATCCGCTGCACCTGCTGACGCTGGTAATCGTCGCCATTGTTCTGGCGCTGGGCACCCCGGTGACCGGCGGCAGCATCCGGACCGACGGCTGGCACTTCGCGCTGAACCTGCTGATGCTGCAGGAAAGTGGCCTCAACGACCGGTTCAGCTTCAACATTCCGACCTGGTCGATCTCCGTCGAGATGCTGTGCTACGCTATCTTTTTCCTCGTCGCCGGGCTGCATTTCAAGTGGCTCGTAACATGGTCGGCCATGCTGGCGCTGGGCGGACTGGCCTTGACCATCTCGGGCGACCCCAGCGTAGTGCATATCGCGCGCGGCATCTGCGGCTTCTTCGCCGGGATCATCGTCTATCGCCATCGCAACGCACCTGTCGTCGTGCCCTTGGCCTTGTTGGCTGCCGGCGCAATTCTGTTCCTCCTGCCGAAGGTGTTCGACAAGGGCAGCGTCCTAGCCCTGACCTGCTGGGCCGGGGTCCTGATGCTGGCACCGAAGGTGGCGTTGCTCGGCTGGCGTCCGTTCACCTGGCTGGGCGATCTGAGCTATTCGATCTATCTCATCCATGCACCGGTGTTCTGGTCGCTCAATATCTTCGTGTTTGGCGGCGAGCGGGTGCCGGACGAGATGCAGCCAGTTGCGCTGGCCGGCGCAGTTGCATTGATCTTGCTGCTATCCGATCTCAGCTATCGCTTCTTCGAAACGCCGGCACGCCGGGCGATCAACGCCTTCGGGAAGACGCAACCGCCGCGGGCGGCGCTGGCGACCTGA
- a CDS encoding 23S rRNA (adenine(2030)-N(6))-methyltransferase RlmJ: protein MNYRHSFHAGNSADVVKHSLLIALVQALQLKPGPLTLIDTHAGGGLYDLGGEQARRTGEAAHGVMRAFADADPLLDDYRAAVRAVNRLEEPHLYPGSPRILAQLLRPQDVLILNEKHPEDAYALRGAMRGTPAAVHERDAYELWLAMLPTRTPRGVVVVDPPYERTDERARISATLAAAHRKWAHGVTVIWFPLKERAAHQRWKDKLQRLGIPKFLGIEHWLYDAEQTGIYNGAGLFIVNPPYAFTQALPPMLHALRATLAPEGHRGEITTEWLNV from the coding sequence ATGAATTATCGCCATTCCTTCCACGCCGGGAACAGCGCCGATGTGGTGAAGCACAGCCTGCTGATCGCCCTGGTGCAGGCCCTGCAGCTTAAGCCGGGGCCGTTGACCCTGATCGATACCCACGCTGGCGGCGGGCTCTACGACCTTGGCGGCGAGCAGGCCCGGCGCACCGGCGAGGCGGCACATGGCGTGATGCGGGCCTTCGCCGATGCCGACCCGCTACTGGACGACTACCGCGCTGCCGTCCGCGCGGTGAATCGCTTGGAGGAACCGCACCTCTACCCCGGATCGCCGCGGATACTCGCGCAGCTGTTGCGACCGCAGGATGTGCTGATCCTCAACGAAAAACATCCCGAAGATGCCTATGCCCTGCGGGGCGCAATGCGCGGGACACCCGCAGCCGTGCACGAGCGGGATGCCTACGAACTATGGCTGGCGATGCTGCCGACCAGGACGCCGCGCGGCGTGGTGGTGGTCGACCCGCCGTACGAGCGGACCGACGAACGCGCCCGCATCTCCGCGACCCTCGCCGCCGCGCATCGCAAGTGGGCACATGGCGTGACGGTGATCTGGTTCCCGCTCAAGGAGCGCGCCGCGCACCAGCGCTGGAAGGACAAGTTGCAGAGGCTCGGTATCCCGAAATTCCTTGGGATCGAGCATTGGCTGTATGATGCCGAACAGACCGGCATCTACAACGGCGCCGGCCTGTTCATCGTCAATCCGCCTTACGCCTTTACTCAGGCGCTGCCGCCAATGCTACACGCCTTGCGCGCCACACTCGCACCGGAAGGCCACAGGGGCGAGATCACGACTGAATGGCTGAACGTCTGA
- a CDS encoding bifunctional transcriptional activator/DNA repair enzyme AdaA gives MDSDSKWAAVLRRDRSFDGRFVTGVLTTGIYCRPSCAARHPQRDNVRFFASGAEARAAGLRACKRCLPDDVGRDEAAVLAAIDEIKATGGSPTLDELAQLTGYSPTHFQRVFTRATGLSPAAYARALREERAKEALAGANRVTDAIYDAGYEAPSRFYAAMEGKLGMSASDWKNGGAGRTIHYAVIETTIAPMLVAATECGVCCLSFHEGEAELRARFPKAELVPGGEEFRELFQRVVAAVEQPGTGADIPLDVKGTAFQQRCWQALREIPPGETRSYGEQAAAIGNPKASRAVGSANGANNIAVLIPCHRVIAHDGTLGGYAYGLEIKTELLKREAK, from the coding sequence ATGGACAGTGACAGCAAATGGGCCGCCGTCCTGCGCCGCGACCGTAGTTTCGACGGGCGCTTCGTCACCGGGGTGCTGACGACCGGGATTTATTGCCGCCCCAGCTGCGCCGCGCGCCATCCGCAGCGCGATAACGTCCGCTTCTTCGCAAGCGGGGCGGAGGCGCGGGCAGCGGGCCTGCGCGCCTGTAAGCGCTGCCTGCCCGATGATGTGGGCCGTGACGAGGCGGCAGTGCTGGCGGCGATCGACGAGATCAAGGCCACAGGCGGATCGCCGACGCTGGACGAACTGGCCCAGCTGACCGGCTATTCTCCGACCCATTTCCAGCGCGTCTTCACCCGCGCCACGGGTCTGTCCCCCGCCGCCTATGCCCGCGCCTTGCGCGAGGAGCGGGCCAAGGAGGCACTGGCAGGGGCAAACCGGGTGACCGACGCGATCTACGACGCCGGATACGAAGCGCCGAGCCGCTTTTACGCGGCGATGGAAGGGAAACTGGGCATGAGCGCGAGCGACTGGAAGAACGGCGGCGCAGGTCGCACGATTCACTATGCCGTGATCGAAACCACCATCGCCCCGATGCTCGTCGCCGCGACGGAGTGCGGCGTATGCTGCCTCAGCTTCCATGAGGGCGAGGCTGAGCTGCGCGCCCGCTTCCCCAAGGCCGAGCTGGTACCGGGCGGCGAGGAATTCCGGGAATTGTTCCAGCGTGTCGTCGCCGCGGTCGAGCAACCGGGCACGGGCGCGGACATCCCGCTCGACGTCAAGGGCACGGCGTTCCAGCAACGCTGCTGGCAGGCTCTGCGCGAGATCCCGCCGGGCGAGACCCGCAGCTATGGCGAGCAGGCCGCTGCCATCGGCAACCCCAAGGCCAGCCGCGCGGTCGGCAGCGCCAATGGCGCCAACAACATTGCTGTGCTGATCCCCTGCCACCGTGTCATCGCGCATGACGGCACGCTGGGCGGCTATGCCTATGGCCTCGAAATCAAAACCGAACTGCTGAAAAGGGAAGCCAAATGA
- a CDS encoding pseudouridine synthase, whose protein sequence is MARLLLFNKPYGVLSQFTDRGSPTVRSTLSDFIAVKGVYPAGRLDRDSEGLLLLCDDGRLQARIADPRFKLPKTYLVQVEGDPQESELERLRQGVVLKDGMTRPAEVARIDEPELWLRDPPIRQRKSVPDGWLRMSIREGRNRQVRRMTAAVGLPTLRLVRWSIGEWTVAGIAPGEYREISV, encoded by the coding sequence ATGGCCCGACTGCTGCTGTTCAACAAACCCTATGGCGTCCTGTCGCAATTCACCGACCGCGGGTCACCGACGGTTCGCTCGACCTTGTCGGACTTCATCGCGGTGAAGGGCGTCTATCCTGCCGGAAGGCTCGATCGCGACAGCGAGGGGCTGTTGCTGCTGTGCGATGACGGGCGCTTGCAGGCGCGCATCGCCGATCCGCGCTTCAAGCTGCCCAAGACCTACCTCGTCCAGGTCGAAGGCGACCCGCAGGAATCGGAGCTTGAGCGTCTCCGCCAAGGCGTGGTGCTCAAGGACGGCATGACGCGCCCGGCCGAGGTTGCTCGCATCGACGAGCCGGAGCTATGGCTCCGCGACCCGCCGATCAGGCAGCGCAAGTCGGTCCCCGACGGCTGGCTCAGGATGAGTATCCGCGAGGGCCGCAACCGGCAGGTGCGCCGGATGACGGCGGCAGTCGGGCTCCCCACCCTCAGGCTGGTGCGTTGGTCGATCGGCGAGTGGACGGTTGCCGGGATCGCGCCGGGCGAGTACCGGGAAATTTCTGTCTAG